In Hevea brasiliensis isolate MT/VB/25A 57/8 chromosome 13, ASM3005281v1, whole genome shotgun sequence, a single genomic region encodes these proteins:
- the LOC110654356 gene encoding probable myosin-binding protein 5 → MAKRSFKHFVEQELGKFPLFLIYAVLEWLLIIVLFIDGFLAFFANEFARFFELEIPCLLCTRIDHVLVHRAADFYYNDSVCESHKKEVSRLAYCHNHKKLSDIRKMCETCLLSFATEKATDGHTYKSLVGILHKNIEMFVDNDQDHHFTLPTGRKDDSMQAEKIIFNRCLCCGEPLKAKSYFKGKGLSMVSQAPNPSPRAPFANLRNEEHRNMELPHMRYTELKFSDNESELHEDEDGPNTSLLGKQSREDVKATTVPSLTEAEDMNEDRTPIFARGNRFFGIPLIDSANASPRWTTRIPRKSLLEKTEFASESMEGSTAPGEADGDLILHHMKGQARLDRKSLMALYMELDEERSASAVAANNAMAMITRLQAEKAAVQMEALQYQRMMEEQAEYDQEALQATMDLLGKREEDIKVLEAELDEYRENYGLLTEEGFEGSGVEVHQAYQDMNSQSISSEYISPAYSSSDGCIKGENGCIKEENLNGNNQPSSFCDENGGGTTEKLYKGGRSRHLGRLKNLEKRIHLLSDDGPPSSRASADNITRDEETGKMHEFPYVSEKLHKGGRSRHLGRLKNLEKRTHLLSDDGPSSSRATSDNITRNEETAQERKLMKELLHLHERVKALEADDEFSKHAGNTAQNDSEREKLLTEICDNLQKLRQFISMPFDDDHDA, encoded by the exons atggcTAAAAGATCATTTAAACATTTTGTGGAACAAGAACTGGGAAAGTTTCCACTCTTTCTGATTTATGCTGTACTCGAATGGTTGTTGATAATTGTGCTTTTTATTGATGGGTTTCTTGCATTTTTTGCTAATGAATTTGCTAGATTCTTTGAGTTGGAAATCCCTTGTTTGCTGTGCACTAGGATTGATCATGTTCTGGTTCATAGAGCTGCCGATTTTTATTACAATGATTCTGTATGCGAGTCTCATAAGAAGGAGGTTTCACGTTTGGCTTATTGTCACAACCACAAGAAGCTTTCTGATATAAGAAAAATGTGTGAGACTTGCCTTCTTTCATTTGCTACAGAGAAGGCAACTGATGGCCATACATATAAGTCTCTTGTTGGGATTTTGCATAAGAATATTGAAATGTTTGTTGATAACGATCAAGATCATCATTTTACTCTACCTACTGGAAGAAAAGATGATTCAATGCAGGCTGAGAAGATTATTTTCAATCGATGTTTATGTTGTGGTGAGCCACTGAAGGCCAAGTCCTATTTTAAGGGAAAGGGATTGAGCATGGTTTCACAAGCTCCTAACCCTTCCCCAAGAGCACCATTTGCAAATTTGAGAAATGAGGAGCATCGCAATATGGAATTACCTCACATGCGATACACAGAACTGAAGTTTTCAGACAATGAATCTGAGCTACATGAAGATGAGGATGGCCCAAATACATCACTTCTTGGTAAGCAAT CTAGGGAAGACGTCAAAGCTACTACAGTGCCATCGCTGACGGAGGCTGAGGATATGAACGAGGATAGAACTCCTATTTTTGCCAGAGGAAACAGGTTTTTTGGAATTCCACTAATTGATTCAGCTAATGCCAGCCCTAGGTGGACTACTAGAATCCCAAGGAAATCACTACTTGAAAAAACAGAATTTGCTTCGGAGTCCATGGAAGGGAGTACTGCACCAGGTGAAGCAGATGGTGACTTGATTTTGCACCATATGAAGGGACAGGCTCGACTGGATCGTAAGTCACTGATGGCTTTGTACATGGAACTGGATGAAGAAAGAAGTGCTTCTGCCGTTGCAGCTAATAATGCAATGGCCATGATCACTCGGTTACAGGCAGAGAAGGCAGCTGTTCAGATGGAGGCCTTACAGTATCAAAGAATGATGGAGGAACAGGCAGAATATGATCAAGAAGCCCTGCAAGCAACAATGGATTTACTTGGCAAGAGAGAGGAAGATATTAAAGTTTTAGAGGCTGAACTTGACGAGTATAGAGAAAACTATGGTCTCTTAACGGAAGAAGGTTTTGAGGGATCTGGAGTTGAGGTTCATCAGGCTTACCAGGACATGAACTCACAATCTATCTCATCTGAATATATCAGCCCAGCCTATAGTTCCAGTGATGGGTGTATTAAAGGAGAAAATGGGTGTATTAAAGAAGAAAATCTGAATGGTAACAATCAGCCTTCATCTTTTTGTGATGAGAATGGAGGGGGGACCACAGAAAAATTATACAAAGGGGGCAGATCCCGTCATCTTGGTCGGTTGAAAAACCTGGAAAAGAGAATTCACCTTTTGTCAGATGATGGACCTCCTTCCTCACGGGCCAGCGCTGACAATATTACCCGCGATGAAGAGACTGGTAAGATGCATGAGTTTCCGTATGTTAGTGAAAAATTACACAAAGGGGGCAGATCCCGTCATCTTGGTCGGTTGAAAAACCTGGAAAAGAGAACTCACCTTTTGTCAGATGATGGACCTTCTTCCTCACGGGCCACCTCTGACAATATTACCCGCAATGAAGAGACAG CACAAGAACGCAAATTAATGAAAGAATTGTTGCATCTTCATGAACGGGTGAAGGCTCTTGAAGCAGATGATGAATTCTCAAAGCATGCTGGTAATACAGCTCAGAATGATAGTGAAAGAGAAAAACTACTGACAGAGATATGTGATAATCTTCAGAAGCTTCGTCAATTCATCTCAATGCCCTTTGATGATGACCATGATGCATGA
- the LOC110654357 gene encoding polynucleotide 5'-hydroxyl-kinase NOL9 isoform X1, whose amino-acid sequence MASISETEDPSPTIHIPEEWSKAADTIAYDSTTSSPPIALICGAKNSGKTTFSRHLLNILLQRYTNVGYLDTDVGQPEFTTPGFVSLTVVDKITPDLTIPCLKTPERCFFFGDISSKRDPATYLQYISTLYDYYRKEYRMFNNSEGPAKKELPLIVNTPGWVKGVGYDILVDMVRCIAPTHVVKINISFERKNLPVGAFWLDDDCWGEVNLIEINSARQDSFNRSMLLQKDARLLRDLRIMAYFRQCFSSSLNITTIKELSNSLASHPPYQVPISSVKIRHLHCQLTCLCQVLSTEIFYSLNASIVGLAVGSEQLADLPWCVGLGIVRGIDTSKGLLYMITPVPPNILEKVDLLLQGFIQIPTCLLQVQGCMSPYMSTNVLPTS is encoded by the exons ATGGCTTCTATATCAGAGACGGAAGACCCATCACCGACCATACACATACCAGAGGAATGGTCAAAGGCTGCAGACACCATAGCATACGATTCCACTACTTCATCCCCTCCTATTGCCTTAATCTGTGGAGCCAAGAATAGTGGCAAAACCACTTTCTCTCGTCACCTCCTCAACATTCTACTCCAGAG ATATACAAATGTAGGCTATTTGGATACAGATGTTGGGCAGCCTGAGTTTACTACTCCCGGTTTTGTATCCCTCACTGTGGTTGACAAAATAACCCCAg ATTTGACAATTCCATGCCTGAAGACACCTGAAAG ATGCTTTTTCTTTGGTGATATTTCTTCAAAAAGAGATCCAGCGACATATCTGCAATACATATCAACGCTGTATGATTACTATCGGAAGGAGTACCGAATGTTTAACAATAGTGAAGGCCCTGCAAAGAAAGAGTTGCCTCTTATTGTGAACACACCAGGCTGGGTAAAAG GTGTTGGCTATGATATACTGGTGGATATGGTGAGATGTATTGCTCCTACCCATGTAGTTAAAATAAACATATCTTTTGAGAGAAAGAATCTACCAGTTGGAGCATTCTGGCTAGATGATGATTGCTGGGGGGAGGTTAATCTAATTGAGATTAATTCAGCTCGTCAAGACTCCTTTAACAGATC GATGCTATTGCAAAAGGATGCACGCCTTTTGAGAGATTTGCGAATAATGGCTTATTTCAGGCAGTGCTTTTCGAGTAGTTTGAATATCACAACAATCAAGGAACTTTCAAATTCTCTAGCCTCTCACCCTCCTTACCAAGTTCCAATATCAAGTGTCAAGATCAGACATCTCCATTGCCAG TTAACATGTTTATGCCAGGTCCTTAGCACTGAAATCTTCTACAGTTTGAATGCAAGCATTGTTGGTTTGGCAGTTGGTTCTGAACAGTTGGCAGATTTACCTTGGTGTGTTGGCCTTG GAATTGTGAGAGGAATTGACACTTCCAAAGGTTTGCTCTACATGATCACACCTGTTCCACCAAACATTCTGGAAAAGGTTGATCTTCTTTTACAGGGGTTCATCCAAATTCCTACTTGCCTGTTACAG GTCCAAGGATGCATGTCACCTTATATGTCTACAAATGTTTTGCCCACAAGCTAA
- the LOC110654358 gene encoding transportin MOS14 isoform X2 has protein sequence MDHQNAVKEALNALYHHPQDEVRSKADEYLQDIQRSIDAWQVADNLLHDPTSNLETLIFCSQTLRSKVQRDFEELPSEAFRPLRSSLNTLLKKFHRGPPKVRTQISIAVAALAVQVPAEVWGDGGIVNWLRDEMNSHPEYIPGFLELLTVLPEEVFNYKIAARPERRRQFEKELTSQMELALNILTACLKINELKEQVLEAFASWLRLRHGIPGSVLASHPLVLTALSSLNSELLSEAAVNVVSELIHYTTSGNSGGIPVQMPLIQVLVPQVMSLKEQLRDPSMDEEDVKAIARLFADMGDSYVELIATGSDESMMIVNALLEVASHPEYDIASMTFNFWHSLQVILIKRDSYISFGDEVSIEAERRRRLLVFRSAYESLVSLVSFRVQYPQDYQNLSIEDLKDFKQTRYAVADVLIDAASVLGGDATLKILYVKLAEAQACWGNGHSEWRLAEAALFCIKAISNYVSVVEAEVMPKVMSLLLELPHQPQLLQTVCLTIGAYSKWLDAASDGLPLLSSVMKILMDGMGTSEDSAAAAAVAFRHICNDCRRKLCGYFDDLFPVYHRAVIGEGSFRISADDSLHVVEALSMVITELPPDQAKQALEKLCLPVVTSLQGVINQGPEILEKRPARELTVHIDRLAYIFRYVNHPEAVADAIQRLWPLFKAIFDLRAWDMRTMESLCRACKYAVRTSGRFMGITIGAMLEEIQALYQQHHQPCFLYLSSEVIKIFGSDLSCAYYLKILIEALFKRTICLLTNIKDFTARPDIADDCFLLASRCIRYCPQLFIPSTVFPMLVDCSMIGITVQHREASKSILTFLSDIFDIAKSSGGEQYLSIRDSVIIPRGASITRILVASLTGALPSSRLETVMYALLALTRAYGANAVEWAKESVSLIPLTAVTEVERARFFQALSDAASGNDINSLMVPVEELSDVCRRNRTVQEIVQGALRPHELNLVTVS, from the exons ATGGATCATCAAAATGCGGTGAAAGAAGCCCTAAACGCACTGTATCATCATCCGCAAGATGAGGTTCGTTCGAAAGCAGATGAATATCTACAAGACATTCAACGCTCCATCGATGCCTGGCAG GTTGCTGATAATTTGCTTCATGATCCCACTAGCAATCTGGAAACCTTAATCTTTTGTTCTCAAACCCTTAGAAGCAAG GTACAAAGAGATTTTGAAGAACTGCCTTCTGAAGCCTTTAGACCATTACGAAGTTCCTTAAAT ACTTTGCTGAAAAAATTTCATAGGGGCCCCCCTAAAGTCAGGACTCAG ATTAGCATTGCAGTTGCTGCATTGGCTGTGCAAGTTCCTGCAGAGGTTTGGGGTGATGGTGGCATAGTGAATTGGCTTAGGGATGAGATGAATTCTCATCCAGAATATATACCAGGATTCTTGGAGCTACTTACAGTTTTGCCTGAG GAAGTATTCAACTATAAGATAGCTGCTCGTCCAGAAAGGCGCCGCCAATTTGAAAAGGAGTTGACTTCTCAAATGGAGTTGGCTCTTAATATTTTGACAGCTTGCTTGAAAATTAATGAACTTAAGGAGCAG GTTCTTGAGGCATTTGCTTCTTGGCTCCGACTAAGGCATGG GATCCCTGGATCTGTGCTTGCTTCTCACCCATTAGTTCTTACAGCTCTCTCAAGCTTGAATTCTGAGCTACTTTCAGAGGCAGCTGTAAATG TTGTTTCAGAATTGATACACTACACAACATCAGGAAACTCTGGTGGTATTCCTGTTCAGATGCCTTTAATTCAAGTACTTGTGCCTCAAGTTATGAGTCTTAAGGAGCAACTTCGGGATCCATCAATG GATGAAGAAGATGTGAAAGCCATTGCTCGATTATTTGCTGACATGGGTGACTCATATGTTGAGCTGATCGCAACTG GATCTGATGAATCAATGATGATAGTAAATGCATTATTGGAAGTTGCTTCGCATCCAGAATATGACATTGCTTCCATGACATTTAATTTTTGGCACAGTCTTCAAGTTATCTTGATTAAGAG GGATTCATATATTTCATTTGGTGATGAAGTGTCCATTGAAGCTGAGAGGAGGAGGAGGCTGCTAGTTTTTCGGTCAGCCTATGAGTCACTTGTGTCCCTG GTTAGCTTTCGAGTTCAGTATCCCCAAGATTATCAAAATCTTTCAATTGAAGACCTCAAGGATTTTAAACAGACTAGATATG CTGTTGCGGACGTGTTAATTGATGCAGCATCAGTTTTAGGTGGTGATGCAACTTTGAAAATTCTTTATGTGAAACTTGCTGAG GCTCAAGCTTGCTGGGGAAATGGACATAGTGAGTGGCGTCTAGCAGAAGCTGCTTTATTTTGCATCAAGGCTATATCAAATTATGTTTCAGTTGTTGAAGCTGAAGTAATGCCTAAG GTTATGTCTTTGCTGCTAGAGCTTCCACATCAGCCCCAACTGCTTCAGACAG TTTGCTTAACAATTGGAGCATATTCAAAGTGGCTTGATGCTGCATCGGATGGATTGCCTTTATTATCTTCAGTCATGAAAATTCTCATGGATGGCATGGGGACCTCGGAAGATTCTGCAGCTGCTGCAGCTGTGGCATTCAGACACATCTGCAATG ATTGCCGGAGAAAGCTTTGTggatattttgatgatctcttcccCGTATACCATAGGGCAGTAATCGGGGAAGGTAGTTTTAGAATTTCTGCTGATGATTCTTTGCATGTGGTTGAAGCCTTAAG CATGGTCATTACAGAACTTCCTCCAGACCAGGCTAAGCAGGCTTTGGAGAAACTATGCTTGCCTGTTGTTACTTCTCTACAG GGAGTTATCAATCAAGGTCCAGAAATATTGGAGAAGAGGCCTGCTCGTGAGTTAACCGTTCATATTGATCGACTTGCTTACATCTTTAG ATATGTAAATCACCCAGAAGCTGTGGCAGATGCAATTCAAAGGCTATGGCCGCTCTTTAAAGCAATCTTTGACCT TCGTGCTTGGGACATGCGGACAATGGAGTCTCTTTGTCGAGCTTGTAAATATGCT GTGAGAACTTCTGGGAGGTTCATGGGAATCACCATTGGAGCAATGCTAGAAGAGATCCAAGCCCTGTATCAACAGCACCATCAGCCTTGCTTCCTTTATCTCTCTAGTGAAGTTATAAAG ATATTTGGTTCTGACCTGTCTTGTGCATATTActtgaaaattttgattgaagcTCTTTTCAAGCGTACAATATGTCTTCTCACAAATATCAAG GACTTCACTGCCAGACCAGACATAGCAGATGATTGTTTTTTATTGGCATCAAGATGCATTCGTTATTGTCCTCAACTATTTATTCCATCTACTGTATTTCCGATGTTAGTAGATTGCTCTATGATTGGTATCACTGTACAGCACAG GGAGGCTTCCAAGTCCATACTGACCTTCTTGTCTGACATCTTTGATATTGCAAAGTCTAGTGGGGGGGAACAGTACTTATCCATCAGAGATAGTGTTATTATTCCCCGAGGTGCCAGCATTACCAGAATTTTGGTTGCATCATTAACAGGAGCGCTCCCTAGTTCTCGATTGGAAACG GTCATGTATGCTTTACTGGCACTAACTCGTGCCTATGGAGCGAATGCAGTGGAGTGGGCCAAGGAGAGTGTTTCACTAATTCCACTGACAGCTGTCACAGAAGTGGAGCGTGCTAGATTTTTTCAAGCATTGTCAGATGCAGCATCTGGGAATGATATCAATTCACTGATGGTTCCTGTTGAAGAGCTTTCTGATGTTTGTCGGCGAAACCGGACGGTGCAAGAGATTGTACAAGGAGCATTGAGGCCGCATGAATTGAATTTGGTTACTGTATCATAG
- the LOC110654358 gene encoding transportin MOS14 isoform X1 has translation MDHQNAVKEALNALYHHPQDEVRSKADEYLQDIQRSIDAWQVADNLLHDPTSNLETLIFCSQTLRSKVQRDFEELPSEAFRPLRSSLNTLLKKFHRGPPKVRTQISIAVAALAVQVPAEVWGDGGIVNWLRDEMNSHPEYIPGFLELLTVLPEEVFNYKIAARPERRRQFEKELTSQMELALNILTACLKINELKEQVDFLYRHSFSCTTYQSSIFGLVVSDVKMPIQGLLTEKLKMVLEAFASWLRLRHGIPGSVLASHPLVLTALSSLNSELLSEAAVNVVSELIHYTTSGNSGGIPVQMPLIQVLVPQVMSLKEQLRDPSMDEEDVKAIARLFADMGDSYVELIATGSDESMMIVNALLEVASHPEYDIASMTFNFWHSLQVILIKRDSYISFGDEVSIEAERRRRLLVFRSAYESLVSLVSFRVQYPQDYQNLSIEDLKDFKQTRYAVADVLIDAASVLGGDATLKILYVKLAEAQACWGNGHSEWRLAEAALFCIKAISNYVSVVEAEVMPKVMSLLLELPHQPQLLQTVCLTIGAYSKWLDAASDGLPLLSSVMKILMDGMGTSEDSAAAAAVAFRHICNDCRRKLCGYFDDLFPVYHRAVIGEGSFRISADDSLHVVEALSMVITELPPDQAKQALEKLCLPVVTSLQGVINQGPEILEKRPARELTVHIDRLAYIFRYVNHPEAVADAIQRLWPLFKAIFDLRAWDMRTMESLCRACKYAVRTSGRFMGITIGAMLEEIQALYQQHHQPCFLYLSSEVIKIFGSDLSCAYYLKILIEALFKRTICLLTNIKDFTARPDIADDCFLLASRCIRYCPQLFIPSTVFPMLVDCSMIGITVQHREASKSILTFLSDIFDIAKSSGGEQYLSIRDSVIIPRGASITRILVASLTGALPSSRLETVMYALLALTRAYGANAVEWAKESVSLIPLTAVTEVERARFFQALSDAASGNDINSLMVPVEELSDVCRRNRTVQEIVQGALRPHELNLVTVS, from the exons ATGGATCATCAAAATGCGGTGAAAGAAGCCCTAAACGCACTGTATCATCATCCGCAAGATGAGGTTCGTTCGAAAGCAGATGAATATCTACAAGACATTCAACGCTCCATCGATGCCTGGCAG GTTGCTGATAATTTGCTTCATGATCCCACTAGCAATCTGGAAACCTTAATCTTTTGTTCTCAAACCCTTAGAAGCAAG GTACAAAGAGATTTTGAAGAACTGCCTTCTGAAGCCTTTAGACCATTACGAAGTTCCTTAAAT ACTTTGCTGAAAAAATTTCATAGGGGCCCCCCTAAAGTCAGGACTCAG ATTAGCATTGCAGTTGCTGCATTGGCTGTGCAAGTTCCTGCAGAGGTTTGGGGTGATGGTGGCATAGTGAATTGGCTTAGGGATGAGATGAATTCTCATCCAGAATATATACCAGGATTCTTGGAGCTACTTACAGTTTTGCCTGAG GAAGTATTCAACTATAAGATAGCTGCTCGTCCAGAAAGGCGCCGCCAATTTGAAAAGGAGTTGACTTCTCAAATGGAGTTGGCTCTTAATATTTTGACAGCTTGCTTGAAAATTAATGAACTTAAGGAGCAG GTGGACTTCTTATACAGACATAGCTTCAGTTGCACCACTTATCAATCAAGTATTTTTGGTCTGGTGGTGAGTGATGTCAAAATGCCAATCCAAGGGCTGTTGACAGAAAAATTGAAGATG GTTCTTGAGGCATTTGCTTCTTGGCTCCGACTAAGGCATGG GATCCCTGGATCTGTGCTTGCTTCTCACCCATTAGTTCTTACAGCTCTCTCAAGCTTGAATTCTGAGCTACTTTCAGAGGCAGCTGTAAATG TTGTTTCAGAATTGATACACTACACAACATCAGGAAACTCTGGTGGTATTCCTGTTCAGATGCCTTTAATTCAAGTACTTGTGCCTCAAGTTATGAGTCTTAAGGAGCAACTTCGGGATCCATCAATG GATGAAGAAGATGTGAAAGCCATTGCTCGATTATTTGCTGACATGGGTGACTCATATGTTGAGCTGATCGCAACTG GATCTGATGAATCAATGATGATAGTAAATGCATTATTGGAAGTTGCTTCGCATCCAGAATATGACATTGCTTCCATGACATTTAATTTTTGGCACAGTCTTCAAGTTATCTTGATTAAGAG GGATTCATATATTTCATTTGGTGATGAAGTGTCCATTGAAGCTGAGAGGAGGAGGAGGCTGCTAGTTTTTCGGTCAGCCTATGAGTCACTTGTGTCCCTG GTTAGCTTTCGAGTTCAGTATCCCCAAGATTATCAAAATCTTTCAATTGAAGACCTCAAGGATTTTAAACAGACTAGATATG CTGTTGCGGACGTGTTAATTGATGCAGCATCAGTTTTAGGTGGTGATGCAACTTTGAAAATTCTTTATGTGAAACTTGCTGAG GCTCAAGCTTGCTGGGGAAATGGACATAGTGAGTGGCGTCTAGCAGAAGCTGCTTTATTTTGCATCAAGGCTATATCAAATTATGTTTCAGTTGTTGAAGCTGAAGTAATGCCTAAG GTTATGTCTTTGCTGCTAGAGCTTCCACATCAGCCCCAACTGCTTCAGACAG TTTGCTTAACAATTGGAGCATATTCAAAGTGGCTTGATGCTGCATCGGATGGATTGCCTTTATTATCTTCAGTCATGAAAATTCTCATGGATGGCATGGGGACCTCGGAAGATTCTGCAGCTGCTGCAGCTGTGGCATTCAGACACATCTGCAATG ATTGCCGGAGAAAGCTTTGTggatattttgatgatctcttcccCGTATACCATAGGGCAGTAATCGGGGAAGGTAGTTTTAGAATTTCTGCTGATGATTCTTTGCATGTGGTTGAAGCCTTAAG CATGGTCATTACAGAACTTCCTCCAGACCAGGCTAAGCAGGCTTTGGAGAAACTATGCTTGCCTGTTGTTACTTCTCTACAG GGAGTTATCAATCAAGGTCCAGAAATATTGGAGAAGAGGCCTGCTCGTGAGTTAACCGTTCATATTGATCGACTTGCTTACATCTTTAG ATATGTAAATCACCCAGAAGCTGTGGCAGATGCAATTCAAAGGCTATGGCCGCTCTTTAAAGCAATCTTTGACCT TCGTGCTTGGGACATGCGGACAATGGAGTCTCTTTGTCGAGCTTGTAAATATGCT GTGAGAACTTCTGGGAGGTTCATGGGAATCACCATTGGAGCAATGCTAGAAGAGATCCAAGCCCTGTATCAACAGCACCATCAGCCTTGCTTCCTTTATCTCTCTAGTGAAGTTATAAAG ATATTTGGTTCTGACCTGTCTTGTGCATATTActtgaaaattttgattgaagcTCTTTTCAAGCGTACAATATGTCTTCTCACAAATATCAAG GACTTCACTGCCAGACCAGACATAGCAGATGATTGTTTTTTATTGGCATCAAGATGCATTCGTTATTGTCCTCAACTATTTATTCCATCTACTGTATTTCCGATGTTAGTAGATTGCTCTATGATTGGTATCACTGTACAGCACAG GGAGGCTTCCAAGTCCATACTGACCTTCTTGTCTGACATCTTTGATATTGCAAAGTCTAGTGGGGGGGAACAGTACTTATCCATCAGAGATAGTGTTATTATTCCCCGAGGTGCCAGCATTACCAGAATTTTGGTTGCATCATTAACAGGAGCGCTCCCTAGTTCTCGATTGGAAACG GTCATGTATGCTTTACTGGCACTAACTCGTGCCTATGGAGCGAATGCAGTGGAGTGGGCCAAGGAGAGTGTTTCACTAATTCCACTGACAGCTGTCACAGAAGTGGAGCGTGCTAGATTTTTTCAAGCATTGTCAGATGCAGCATCTGGGAATGATATCAATTCACTGATGGTTCCTGTTGAAGAGCTTTCTGATGTTTGTCGGCGAAACCGGACGGTGCAAGAGATTGTACAAGGAGCATTGAGGCCGCATGAATTGAATTTGGTTACTGTATCATAG
- the LOC110654357 gene encoding polynucleotide 5'-hydroxyl-kinase NOL9 isoform X2, with product MASISETEDPSPTIHIPEEWSKAADTIAYDSTTSSPPIALICGAKNSGKTTFSRHLLNILLQRYTNVGYLDTDVGQPEFTTPGFVSLTVVDKITPDLTIPCLKTPERCFFFGDISSKRDPATYLQYISTLYDYYRKEYRMFNNSEGPAKKELPLIVNTPGWVKGVGYDILVDMVRCIAPTHVVKINISFERKNLPVGAFWLDDDCWGEVNLIEINSARQDSFNRSMLLQKDARLLRDLRIMAYFRQCFSSSLNITTIKELSNSLASHPPYQVPISSVKIRHLHCQVLSTEIFYSLNASIVGLAVGSEQLADLPWCVGLGIVRGIDTSKGLLYMITPVPPNILEKVDLLLQGFIQIPTCLLQVQGCMSPYMSTNVLPTS from the exons ATGGCTTCTATATCAGAGACGGAAGACCCATCACCGACCATACACATACCAGAGGAATGGTCAAAGGCTGCAGACACCATAGCATACGATTCCACTACTTCATCCCCTCCTATTGCCTTAATCTGTGGAGCCAAGAATAGTGGCAAAACCACTTTCTCTCGTCACCTCCTCAACATTCTACTCCAGAG ATATACAAATGTAGGCTATTTGGATACAGATGTTGGGCAGCCTGAGTTTACTACTCCCGGTTTTGTATCCCTCACTGTGGTTGACAAAATAACCCCAg ATTTGACAATTCCATGCCTGAAGACACCTGAAAG ATGCTTTTTCTTTGGTGATATTTCTTCAAAAAGAGATCCAGCGACATATCTGCAATACATATCAACGCTGTATGATTACTATCGGAAGGAGTACCGAATGTTTAACAATAGTGAAGGCCCTGCAAAGAAAGAGTTGCCTCTTATTGTGAACACACCAGGCTGGGTAAAAG GTGTTGGCTATGATATACTGGTGGATATGGTGAGATGTATTGCTCCTACCCATGTAGTTAAAATAAACATATCTTTTGAGAGAAAGAATCTACCAGTTGGAGCATTCTGGCTAGATGATGATTGCTGGGGGGAGGTTAATCTAATTGAGATTAATTCAGCTCGTCAAGACTCCTTTAACAGATC GATGCTATTGCAAAAGGATGCACGCCTTTTGAGAGATTTGCGAATAATGGCTTATTTCAGGCAGTGCTTTTCGAGTAGTTTGAATATCACAACAATCAAGGAACTTTCAAATTCTCTAGCCTCTCACCCTCCTTACCAAGTTCCAATATCAAGTGTCAAGATCAGACATCTCCATTGCCAG GTCCTTAGCACTGAAATCTTCTACAGTTTGAATGCAAGCATTGTTGGTTTGGCAGTTGGTTCTGAACAGTTGGCAGATTTACCTTGGTGTGTTGGCCTTG GAATTGTGAGAGGAATTGACACTTCCAAAGGTTTGCTCTACATGATCACACCTGTTCCACCAAACATTCTGGAAAAGGTTGATCTTCTTTTACAGGGGTTCATCCAAATTCCTACTTGCCTGTTACAG GTCCAAGGATGCATGTCACCTTATATGTCTACAAATGTTTTGCCCACAAGCTAA